The genomic window CTATGCCACCACCGGAGCAACAGGAGCTACTTTCATTGGTTTACCCACTGGTGTAAGCGGTAGTTGGGCTGGAAATGTGGTAACGATTAGTGGCACACCAGTTGTTAGTGGAGCATTCCCTTACACTATCACATTGACAGGCGGTTGTGGAAATATCACCGCTAATGGCACAATTACTGTTAATCCAGACCATACAATCAGTCTGACATCAGTTCCTTCAACAACAAGTCAGACAGTATGTATCAATACACCGATATCAAATATCACTTACAGTGTAGGAGGGGGCGCAACCGGAGCAACCGCGACAGGGCTACCATCCGGCGTAACCGGTACTTTTAGTGGCAGCACGTTCACGATCAGCAGCACACCGACTGCATCCGGAACATTCAACTACAGCGTAACCACGACCGGCAATAGTTGCGTGGTAGCAACAGCCAATGGTACTATTACGGTTAATCCGGATCATACGATCAACCTGACCTCCGCACCCTCTACATCAACCCAAACCGTTTGTATCAATACCGCGATCGCCGGTATCACTTACAGTGTTGGCGGCGGTGCAACGGGAGCATCGGTATCGGGATTGCCAGCAGGAGTCAGCGGAACATTCATCGGCAGTACATTGACCATCAGCGGCACACCTACCGTTTCGGGAACGTTCAACTACAGCGTAACCACGACCGGTAACAGCTGCATAGTCGCCACGGCAACCGGCACCATTACGGTCAATCCGGATCATACGATCAATCTGACATCCGCTCCGTCTACATCAACCCAATCCGTTTGTATCAATACCGCGATAAACGGTATCACTTATAGTATTGGCGGCGGCGCAACGGGAGCAACCGTGACAGGACTACCATCTGGCGTAACCGGTACTTTTAGTGGCAGCACCTTCACGATCAGTGGCACCCCGACTGCATCCGGAACATTCAACTACAGCGTAACCACGACCGGCAATAGTTGCGTGGTAGCAACAGCCAATGGTACTATTACTGTAAATCCAAACCATACAATCAGTCTGACATCGGCCAATAATACACAAACAGTTTGTATTAATAAACCGATTGCTAATATCACTTACAGTGTTGGAGGTGGCGCAACCGGAGCAACAGTAACAGGTTTACCATCCGGCGTAACCGGTACTTTTAGTGGTAGCACCTTCTCCATCAGTGGCACACCTACTGCATCCGGAACGTTTAACTACAGCGTAACTACGACTGGCAATAGTTGTGTGGTAGCAACAGCCAATGGTACTATTACTGTTAATCCAAACCACACAATCAGTCTAACATCAGCCCCTTCAACAACAAGTCAGACAGTTTGTTTCAATACACCGATAGCTAATATCACATACAGTGTTGGAGGTGGCGCAACCGGAGCAACAGTAACAGGACTACCGTCGGGCGTAACCGGTACTTTTAGTGGCAGCACCTTCACAATCAGTGGTACACCAACTGCATCCGGAATATTCAACTACAGCGTAACCACGACCGGCAATAGTTGCGTGGTAGCAACAGCTAATGGCTCGATTACCGTTCAGTCAACCCCTACAGCAGGATCAATTAGTTCTAATCAGAAAATATGTCCGAATTCAGTACCGTCAGCATTTAGTTCGTCTGCCGGAACAGGTTCAGGCACCATTACTTACATTTGGGAAAAGTCAATTGACGGAGGTACAACCTGGAGTGTTATCAGTGGAGCAACGTCAGCCACATATGCATCCCCTGCTTTAAGCCAAACAACCAGATTCAGAAGAACTACAGTTTCAACCTTAAACGGTGTTGTCTGCAATTCAGTACCAACGGCATCGGTAGAAGTGATAGTATTAGATGATACTCCCCCTATCTTTACTGCACCATCTCCTATAACAGTATATGTTACAGCAGCTTGCTCAGCCAGTATTAATCCGTCTGTAACAGGAACGGTTACAGATAAATCAGATAATTGCACTCCTTCTGCAAACTTAATTGTGAATTATACAGATGGATCACCTGTTCCTGGTAGTTGTACTGGAACCTACAGTGTTACACGTACCTGGACTGTAACGGATGCTTATGGAAATACATCTTTGCCCAAGACGCAATTGATAACAGTTGCAGATAATATAAAACCGACTTTAAACTTACCTTCTAATAAAACTATAGAATGCTCTGCGAGTACACATCCGGACAATACAGGGTGGCCCACAGGATCGGATAATTGTGCTGGCTCTGTAACTTTTACTTATACAGACGTAACTACTCCGGGAAGCTGTACAGGGAGGTCAACCATAACCAGAACCTGGACTGCAAAAGATTGTAGTGAAAACACTACAACAGGTACACAAATTATTACTATTGTAGATACAAAGCCTCCGGTATTGACCTGTAATAATTTTTCAGTAGCCAACTCCAATGCTATTCCCGCAAGTGATCAAAATGTAAATATTACAGCTGTTGATGCTTGTAGCGGTAATGCTCAAATTATTTTAACCTATGAAGAGTATACAGGGCTAACACAAGGTGCCGGTTTTTGCCCAAGCAGTGTTATTCGTAAATATGTTGCACGAGATGCATGTGGTAATCAATCTGATACATGCACTCAGGTCATTACGGTTATAGATAATACCTATTGTCCTATTTGTCAGGACAATGTGCCTTATTATCCGGCATTATTAAATGGAGCTCCCGATAGCCTTTGGATTTCTCCTTTACATAAAAGAGAAGGTATTTGCTGTGGAGCTACCGGACCTCCTCCTCCGCGGTGTACATCATTTAATGTGTATCTGGATAAAGATGCAGTTGGATTAATTTTTAATATTGAATCAGGAGCGGTTCCACCCGGAGCACTCTATTATCAGGTTGACTGTGGAACTCCTGTTAAAGTAGGAGATGCAATATGTTTAGCCGGAGGACGGTTTTATACCCTAACATTCTGTAAACCTGGGAATAATAAGAATACCTATTCCATTCAATCAATTAGCGGGCTAATTGGAGGTGCTATTACAACCCGTCAGGATGCAAAATGTGCTACCACTTTATCTGTTACTGGTGCAGTTCCGGGATCAATTGTATGGTCTGTAAAAAGTCCAAATGATCAATCTCTTTTGCGCTACTTGTCATGTACAAATTGTGCGAATCCTGTATTTACACCTGACAGCCTGACACCTCCGGTTATTGTCTATCAATTCTGTGGGGCAGTAGAAGGACAGTCCTGTAACAATAATCCAATAATAGATTGTAGTGAATTTACTGTAACAACACTACCCAAGATTGATATTCAGTTTAATATTGATCCGGGGAATATTTGTGCAAATAATATTCCAACAATCAATGCAAATATCACTCCAATAAATCTGACTTATACTTATCAATGGTTTAGCGGTCCAAACGGATCAGGAACACTTCTTTCCACTAATCCTTCATGGAAACCTCAGGTAGAAGGTGATTATTCGTTAGTAGTTACTGAAACCCAGAGTGGAGTGAAGTGTAATACAGCAACGCATAATTTTAGTGTTCGTTTTGATAGGCTTGGTCCAAATTCACTTGTTGTACCTTCTCCTTTGGTAGTGCAGTGTAATGCTCCCGGTGCGGCTCAACAGATCGCAAATTGGCGTGCATCAGCAACCGCGATGGATGGAACAGTACCAGTTCCTGTGACGGATAATTACACTGGTATCAATATGGCATGTAATCAACCTCCGCTTACCGTCACCTTTAGAGCGTCTGACCAGTGTGGAAATGTAAGTTCAGCTACATCGACGATTACAGTGATTGATACTGTGCCTCCTGTTTGGTTAACAGTTGCAGGGACATTGAACAGATCAGTTGATTGCTCTGATAATATAGGACTGAATGCTGCCCGTGCTTTAGAGCCGATAGCGACAGATTTATGCGATCCTACTCCTACACTGAC from Parabacteroides sp. FAFU027 includes these protein-coding regions:
- a CDS encoding HYR domain-containing protein, producing the protein YATTGATGATFIGLPTGVSGSWAGNVVTISGTPVVSGAFPYTITLTGGCGNITANGTITVNPDHTISLTSVPSTTSQTVCINTPISNITYSVGGGATGATATGLPSGVTGTFSGSTFTISSTPTASGTFNYSVTTTGNSCVVATANGTITVNPDHTINLTSAPSTSTQTVCINTAIAGITYSVGGGATGASVSGLPAGVSGTFIGSTLTISGTPTVSGTFNYSVTTTGNSCIVATATGTITVNPDHTINLTSAPSTSTQSVCINTAINGITYSIGGGATGATVTGLPSGVTGTFSGSTFTISGTPTASGTFNYSVTTTGNSCVVATANGTITVNPNHTISLTSANNTQTVCINKPIANITYSVGGGATGATVTGLPSGVTGTFSGSTFSISGTPTASGTFNYSVTTTGNSCVVATANGTITVNPNHTISLTSAPSTTSQTVCFNTPIANITYSVGGGATGATVTGLPSGVTGTFSGSTFTISGTPTASGIFNYSVTTTGNSCVVATANGSITVQSTPTAGSISSNQKICPNSVPSAFSSSAGTGSGTITYIWEKSIDGGTTWSVISGATSATYASPALSQTTRFRRTTVSTLNGVVCNSVPTASVEVIVLDDTPPIFTAPSPITVYVTAACSASINPSVTGTVTDKSDNCTPSANLIVNYTDGSPVPGSCTGTYSVTRTWTVTDAYGNTSLPKTQLITVADNIKPTLNLPSNKTIECSASTHPDNTGWPTGSDNCAGSVTFTYTDVTTPGSCTGRSTITRTWTAKDCSENTTTGTQIITIVDTKPPVLTCNNFSVANSNAIPASDQNVNITAVDACSGNAQIILTYEEYTGLTQGAGFCPSSVIRKYVARDACGNQSDTCTQVITVIDNTYCPICQDNVPYYPALLNGAPDSLWISPLHKREGICCGATGPPPPRCTSFNVYLDKDAVGLIFNIESGAVPPGALYYQVDCGTPVKVGDAICLAGGRFYTLTFCKPGNNKNTYSIQSISGLIGGAITTRQDAKCATTLSVTGAVPGSIVWSVKSPNDQSLLRYLSCTNCANPVFTPDSLTPPVIVYQFCGAVEGQSCNNNPIIDCSEFTVTTLPKIDIQFNIDPGNICANNIPTINANITPINLTYTYQWFSGPNGSGTLLSTNPSWKPQVEGDYSLVVTETQSGVKCNTATHNFSVRFDRLGPNSLVVPSPLVVQCNAPGAAQQIANWRASATAMDGTVPVPVTDNYTGINMACNQPPLTVTFRASDQCGNVSSATSTITVIDTVPPVWLTVAGTLNRSVDCSDNIGLNAARALEPIATDLCDPTPTLTKTSGVFVPGSCPNSGTYTNTWTARDNCNNVSTVFTQVITVYDDTPPAITTQAQNLTVECDGTGNTAALNSWLANHAGAVASDDCSTVTWSNNYTGLSDLCGATGAVNVIFTAKDACGNSSTTQATFTIVDTQGPAITCPANVTGTTDQNECYATGITMGTATANDNCSASGEITITNNAPAQFPLGTTTVTWTATDACGNSSTCNQTVTITDNNQPPTITCPADVVQTAPLGSCALTNVTIPDPVAADNCGVVLQTWTIQKPNGSIISSPATGINSVSGQTFDVGVSVVTYTVKDASGHSASCSFNVWIKDLNKPVFTSGCPPDITKNADPGLCSANVTVPVPTVSDPCNEGYTLVNSITGTNNASGVYPVGVTTVIWTITDASGNVTTCTQTITVNANPPVITCPPNATVNCTDPTTPEAFGFATATDPCDPAPAISYNDAITPGSCASNYTIRRTWTAVNKYGKSAGCVQVITITPPTFTMPTAGASTVACISDAQTVPANPTVNNSCGAPLTVTGPVVGADPVCSGTKTYTWTYTDCTGISAEWVYTYTIDAPVVTMPSNPAAVHVACAANATAPVPPVVTDNCGRTLAVSAGVPSADPICSGDKTWTFTYTDCANATYSWVYTYTIDAPVVTMPSNPAAVHVACAANATAPVPPVVTDNCGRTLAVSAGVPSADPICSGDKTWTFTYTDCANATYSWVYTYTIDAPVVTMPSDGSSTVNCPADALQPTAPVVKDACDNVLTPTITTPSLISCDGSMTYVFTYKDCSGHSHYWSYVYTIAQPDFTLPANVSDTVNCPADAVRPTAPVVKDACGNILTPTVSEPSLISCDGSMTYVFTYKDCSGHTHAWSYVYTIAQPDFTLPASGDSTVNCPADAVRPTAPEVKDACGNILTPTV